From the Microbacterium sp. W4I4 genome, one window contains:
- a CDS encoding Gfo/Idh/MocA family protein, producing the protein MMTSANVVPVFMGSGLIAHSHARALVELGHRPAVVWSPRADSRDRFARAWGAVSAPSIEAAMDTAGATHVHICTTPMNHNEPIRAAAARALTIVSEKPLAPTGALAQDAFDAVQGTPTEAWLNFNRRMDEGIQLLRSIMAKGTIGTAVSVNGHYRQQWNATPTGLDWRLDPKQVGPSRTITEIGSHWLDLAAFVLGARITAASGVLGYGGPREYVTDTDRGMVNPPNDDFFASLLTFESGAVGQVYGTQLAHGAFDEIELRIDATRGSAVWSSEHPNLLRFGNKTEGMRTVGIDSPTRSLSASISAIYQGTAPEQGVATFLDGVNNARAIDAVLASARTRAWVDV; encoded by the coding sequence ATGATGACGTCCGCGAACGTTGTACCGGTGTTCATGGGCTCCGGTCTCATCGCTCACAGTCATGCCCGAGCCCTCGTCGAACTGGGCCACCGCCCCGCCGTCGTCTGGAGTCCCCGCGCCGATAGCCGGGACCGATTCGCCAGAGCATGGGGCGCCGTCTCCGCACCGTCGATCGAGGCGGCGATGGACACGGCAGGAGCAACGCACGTGCACATCTGCACGACACCGATGAACCATAATGAACCCATTCGAGCTGCGGCGGCGCGCGCACTGACCATCGTCAGCGAGAAGCCCCTCGCCCCTACCGGGGCTCTTGCGCAGGACGCCTTCGATGCCGTGCAGGGTACCCCGACAGAGGCATGGTTGAACTTTAACCGCCGAATGGATGAGGGCATCCAGCTTCTGAGGTCGATCATGGCTAAGGGCACAATCGGCACAGCCGTCTCGGTCAACGGCCACTATCGCCAACAGTGGAACGCCACCCCGACCGGGCTGGATTGGAGACTTGATCCGAAGCAAGTCGGTCCGTCGCGCACAATCACCGAGATCGGCTCTCACTGGCTTGACCTGGCCGCGTTCGTGCTGGGCGCACGCATCACGGCCGCATCGGGCGTGCTCGGCTATGGTGGGCCGCGGGAGTATGTCACCGACACGGATCGTGGAATGGTGAATCCGCCCAACGATGACTTCTTCGCCAGCCTGCTGACGTTCGAATCCGGTGCCGTGGGGCAGGTGTACGGCACTCAACTCGCTCACGGAGCGTTCGACGAGATTGAACTGCGGATCGACGCGACGCGCGGCAGTGCCGTCTGGTCATCCGAGCATCCCAACCTGCTGAGATTCGGCAACAAGACGGAGGGGATGCGGACGGTAGGCATCGACTCGCCGACACGGTCGCTCAGCGCGAGCATCTCCGCGATCTATCAGGGAACGGCGCCCGAGCAGGGTGTCGCCACATTCTTGGATGGTGTGAACAATGCTCGGGCCATCGATGCTGTCCTGGCATCCGCGCGCACGAGGGCGTGGGTGGACGTATGA
- a CDS encoding glutaredoxin family protein: MTRVTVYSTGPSCQRCRLTCQRLDALRIRYDLVDIQAEHNAAVRAFLVDELGYREAPIVEVGFARWSGFRPDLIDGIAAGLGLG, from the coding sequence ATGACGCGTGTCACGGTGTACTCGACCGGGCCGTCCTGCCAACGCTGCCGACTCACCTGCCAGCGCCTCGACGCGCTCCGCATCCGATACGACCTGGTCGACATCCAGGCCGAACACAACGCTGCCGTACGTGCCTTCCTCGTCGACGAGCTCGGCTACCGCGAAGCGCCGATCGTCGAAGTCGGGTTTGCACGGTGGTCCGGGTTCCGACCAGACCTCATAGACGGGATCGCGGCTGGTCTCGGACTCGGTTGA